GCTCAATTCGCCCGGACCGCCGGTACTCGAGGTCTCTCGTTCGGCCTTGATCTCGAACGTCGGCCGGGCGGGCGGTGACATCGTCACCGACTCCCCGCCCGCTTCGAGGGCGAGATCGTCGCCGCGCTCGAGTTTGTCCGCGATCGTCCGGAGGTAGTCGGCGATCTCCGCCGTCTCCATCGACTGTTCGAACTCGAAGAGAACTTCTTCCGGCATGCTCGCCGGTAGGTTCCCCCGGGTATAGAGTCTACCGACGGGAGGACAAACGCCGTCGGGACGAGATCCATCCACCCCGGCAGGTAGTCAGCATCGGGTAGTATCGCGTGTCGCGAGCGATCGCCCGCCCCGGCCCGATCGGTTCTTGCGGAAGGACGTCGAACAGCAGGGTGCGCCTGAACTCGGCGCCCCCGGGGAGATCTTCGTCGGCCGACTCACTGTCCTGTTGCGGTCGGATTAGTCGTCCGTCCCTGCGTCTGCGATCGAACCGACCTCTTGCCACCGCCGGCGCAACAGGTGGTTAAGCGCCGAACGCCTTCGACGGGGATGGCGTGATCGGTGGTAATCCGGTTTTGCACCGCGGCTGTCCCACGAGACGAACGATAGACAAAAGTCGTGGCGGTCCAACGGATCGGTGATGGATCGAGTCGGAGTTCGCGAACGCCGATTGAATATTTCCGGTAACGTTCGCCGATACCCGCCAAATGACGGGACGCGGCAGGGCGGTTTCCAAATAGATAAGTGCTCTCAGACATCATCGTCCGACATATAAGAGGTCTTCAAAAGAGGTGAATACGATCTTCAACGCAGTTACGACTCCGATGCAGGTGCAGACGCGCGTCGACGTATTCGAGGAGATTTTCCTCGTCTTCCTCGGACTCGGGACGCTCGTCGGCGTCGTCGTGGTCGCGTATACGCTGTACAACG
The nucleotide sequence above comes from Halosolutus halophilus. Encoded proteins:
- a CDS encoding amphi-Trp domain-containing protein, with translation MPEEVLFEFEQSMETAEIADYLRTIADKLERGDDLALEAGGESVTMSPPARPTFEIKAERETSSTGGPGELSVEFELEWDEGADGGDEGSGGLTIE